In one window of Leptospira sp. GIMC2001 DNA:
- a CDS encoding rhomboid family intramembrane serine protease, which translates to MMSKVFWEFPLTASLVVFLFVFFFAAIFFIPDSFVANYFLSYPREWNPINWFLSSLMHGNFSHLISNLMYLFILGRAVEYKVGPSKWILFYGMALIVSALLDSIVRGIFMGDNTPVLGASGAISGLAAVAALLSPFTLRMGGVTFPFPMFLIAWGSVYTDITNVFEKDQIAHWAHLGGFFSVIITAYFLEEKDRKKLKNGFILNLVFFTLTVILFYFIEARYQ; encoded by the coding sequence ATTATGAGCAAAGTTTTCTGGGAATTCCCACTTACGGCATCACTCGTTGTTTTTCTTTTTGTTTTTTTCTTTGCAGCGATTTTTTTTATACCAGATAGTTTCGTTGCAAATTATTTTCTCTCCTATCCAAGAGAATGGAATCCAATCAATTGGTTTCTTTCTAGTTTGATGCATGGGAATTTTAGCCATCTCATTTCTAATCTTATGTATTTATTTATTCTTGGAAGAGCTGTCGAATACAAAGTTGGACCAAGTAAATGGATACTTTTTTATGGAATGGCTTTGATCGTATCAGCATTGTTAGATTCGATTGTTCGAGGAATTTTTATGGGAGATAATACACCTGTCCTTGGTGCAAGCGGTGCCATCTCTGGTTTAGCTGCTGTCGCTGCATTACTTTCTCCTTTTACTTTGAGAATGGGTGGAGTGACATTTCCGTTTCCCATGTTTCTTATAGCTTGGGGTTCTGTTTATACGGATATAACAAATGTTTTTGAGAAAGATCAGATTGCTCACTGGGCACATCTTGGTGGTTTTTTCTCTGTTATAATCACTGCCTATTTTCTTGAAGAAAAAGACCGAAAAAAATTGAAGAATGGGTTTATACTAAATCTTGTTTTTTTTACACTGACAGTAATACTTTTTTATTTCATTGAGGCAAGATACCAATGA
- a CDS encoding adhesin OmpL37 family surface protein encodes MNLSSSDQSNKSTQLIKVTEGMRANYNYLKDIGPSIANFGEPQDEKIYTRALQHQIETELLQLQMDLGKGYSEMRRTQFITLQLYYRIVDAGIKTLEYEMIRLTKLSNNRTKTNTHFYLKLGFREIAVAKMKILLAKNKHPQLYLLKLQDASYALQSLKQCEKYIIRLGLLHDGSYESEEDELESFEALKLEIQRVIPNDTDRYLRYHYDSYFTVYDRRDIFYEVWNDPKLEELAIPLEGVDEAYIRKESYPDIPRQVSNSN; translated from the coding sequence ATGAATCTCTCATCTTCAGACCAATCCAATAAGTCGACTCAGTTGATAAAAGTTACAGAAGGGATGCGCGCAAATTATAACTACCTAAAAGATATTGGTCCATCGATTGCAAATTTTGGGGAGCCTCAAGATGAAAAGATTTATACTCGAGCTCTACAACACCAGATAGAAACGGAGCTATTGCAATTGCAAATGGACTTAGGAAAAGGATACAGTGAAATGAGGAGAACCCAATTCATCACTCTTCAGCTGTACTATCGAATTGTAGATGCAGGAATCAAAACATTAGAATATGAGATGATTCGGTTGACAAAATTATCAAACAATCGAACAAAAACCAATACACATTTCTATCTCAAATTGGGATTTCGCGAAATCGCAGTAGCGAAAATGAAAATTCTCCTCGCTAAAAATAAACATCCCCAACTCTACTTGCTTAAATTACAAGATGCTTCCTATGCTTTGCAATCCTTGAAACAATGTGAAAAATATATTATAAGATTAGGATTATTGCATGATGGATCCTATGAATCTGAAGAGGATGAACTTGAGTCTTTCGAAGCATTGAAACTTGAAATACAGAGAGTAATTCCTAATGATACGGATCGCTATCTCAGATATCACTACGATAGTTATTTTACAGTCTACGATAGAAGAGATATTTTTTATGAGGTCTGGAATGATCCAAAACTAGAAGAGCTCGCAATCCCACTTGAAGGGGTTGATGAGGCTTATATTCGAAAAGAATCTTATCCAGATATTCCAAGACAAGTATCAAATTCGAATTGA
- a CDS encoding LIC_13029 family protein, whose protein sequence is MAKLNYNNTLNSKAGLLWKSIERQSEVQTGLVRLNKEVTLRILINKPQEFLEANRFDFTKNMKLFMKTVVTMDSEKLEYFIFRLYDCYLRELQYIENRNNQFSIDILFQVIETLTIEKDSLQSVQGYFEAANSDSLTRSDMENILHHMKAFNLMAAQFQRLGNLKKAIELTDQIILKIATLNPMVTVMALDNMFSLILAQNILATKYALRNLLSGWMEEYGFSKDQAARILPLFPNDSSLNEFRSVYTKAMQSLMNMEDATANKEMDLFMLRTICNYFTSWLNRVANQLPAVA, encoded by the coding sequence ATGGCTAAACTGAACTACAATAATACTTTAAACTCCAAAGCGGGTCTTTTATGGAAGAGTATTGAGCGCCAATCTGAAGTTCAGACTGGCTTGGTACGACTCAATAAAGAAGTGACACTCCGGATCCTCATCAATAAGCCTCAGGAATTTCTAGAAGCAAATCGTTTCGATTTCACAAAGAATATGAAGTTGTTTATGAAAACAGTTGTTACTATGGATTCTGAGAAGTTGGAGTATTTTATCTTCCGATTGTATGATTGCTATCTTCGAGAGTTGCAATATATCGAAAATCGAAACAACCAATTTTCAATTGATATTCTTTTTCAAGTAATCGAAACTCTCACGATAGAAAAGGACTCACTTCAATCGGTTCAAGGCTATTTTGAGGCAGCCAATTCGGATTCCTTAACCAGATCCGATATGGAAAATATTTTGCACCATATGAAAGCTTTCAATCTTATGGCGGCACAATTCCAAAGACTGGGAAATTTAAAAAAGGCAATTGAACTTACAGATCAAATCATACTAAAAATTGCTACTTTGAATCCGATGGTAACAGTTATGGCTTTGGACAATATGTTCAGTCTGATTCTCGCTCAGAACATTCTCGCAACAAAATATGCACTTAGAAATTTGCTATCTGGTTGGATGGAAGAATATGGATTCAGCAAGGATCAAGCGGCTAGGATTTTGCCACTTTTTCCAAACGATTCTTCACTCAATGAATTTAGGTCCGTGTATACTAAAGCAATGCAATCTCTCATGAATATGGAAGATGCTACTGCTAATAAAGAAATGGATCTTTTTATGCTGAGAACAATTTGTAACTATTTTACATCATGGTTGAATCGAGTAGCAAATCAATTGCCGGCAGTAGCTTAA
- a CDS encoding class I SAM-dependent methyltransferase: MNHNCILCESQDHVSVFDENGIAIVKCSYCGHVYSTYEQDEHYEGYWDDPTEEFDLEWWDTAHRDIYDDFINRFLKEKNGKLLDIGCGLGFFVKKVGSDRSGWTAIGYEISERAVAFAREKNRMDNVHSGLVQDSGIEKSSLDIVTLWDVIEHIPKPHSLLDYINSVLKPGGVLFMQTPNFPFQLWKAKLKVLIKGMKPGVHYLEAKDHVNNYYMETLARLGEQTGFENPKYYILKPIMSVAGSKSKLALIAKVLYYHVSRFIFWISRGRWNISNTLFVTMTKKKN; this comes from the coding sequence ATGAATCATAATTGTATACTTTGTGAAAGCCAAGACCATGTTTCCGTTTTTGATGAGAATGGCATTGCGATCGTTAAATGTTCTTATTGCGGTCATGTTTATTCCACTTACGAACAAGATGAACACTATGAAGGTTATTGGGATGATCCAACAGAAGAGTTCGATTTAGAATGGTGGGATACAGCACACAGAGATATTTATGATGATTTTATCAATCGGTTCTTGAAGGAAAAGAACGGTAAGCTTTTAGATATAGGTTGTGGCTTAGGTTTTTTTGTTAAAAAAGTTGGTTCGGATCGTAGCGGATGGACAGCGATTGGATACGAGATCTCCGAGCGCGCTGTAGCTTTTGCACGAGAAAAAAATAGGATGGACAATGTTCATTCTGGACTCGTTCAAGATAGCGGAATTGAAAAGTCAAGCTTGGATATAGTAACTCTTTGGGATGTAATCGAACATATCCCAAAACCTCATTCTCTTTTAGATTACATCAATTCAGTTCTAAAGCCTGGTGGAGTTTTATTTATGCAAACTCCGAATTTTCCATTTCAATTATGGAAAGCTAAATTAAAAGTCCTGATCAAAGGCATGAAACCAGGAGTCCATTATCTCGAAGCAAAAGATCACGTTAACAATTATTATATGGAAACGCTTGCTCGATTGGGCGAACAGACCGGGTTTGAGAATCCTAAATACTACATTCTCAAGCCAATAATGAGTGTTGCAGGTTCTAAGAGCAAATTAGCCCTAATTGCGAAAGTGCTATACTACCATGTATCTCGATTTATTTTCTGGATAAGTCGTGGGCGTTGGAATATTAGCAACACCTTATTTGTTACGATGACTAAGAAAAAAAATTAA
- the dapF gene encoding diaminopimelate epimerase, with protein MKINFTKMQGIGNDYVYIDATKEDIQLSSEQIQFISDRNFGIGSDGVIFIRPSSKGEFQMDMYNSDGSSSEMCGNGIRCVGKFIYDKKLTKNTKPKIETGAGILTLDMKVNSSEKVELVTVDMGKPILKPSEIPIKWGDTENVVNEIIKVQNLDLHFTAVSMGNPHCVIFVDDADSFPVREIGPIIENHELFPRRVNVEFVTVRGQDHLYQRTWERGAGETLACGTGACAVAVAARLTGRASSKVKIDLRGGTLEIEWRENGHVFMTGPASEVYSGVIDL; from the coding sequence ATGAAGATCAATTTCACTAAAATGCAAGGCATCGGCAACGATTACGTCTACATAGATGCAACTAAAGAAGACATTCAGCTGTCATCAGAACAAATTCAATTTATTTCAGATCGTAATTTTGGCATTGGAAGTGATGGTGTAATTTTTATTCGTCCATCAAGTAAAGGTGAATTCCAAATGGATATGTACAATTCGGACGGTTCTTCATCAGAAATGTGTGGAAATGGAATCCGTTGTGTTGGTAAATTTATTTATGATAAAAAACTAACAAAAAATACTAAACCCAAAATTGAAACAGGTGCCGGCATATTGACTCTCGATATGAAAGTTAATTCTAGTGAAAAGGTAGAATTGGTAACTGTTGATATGGGCAAGCCCATTCTTAAACCATCTGAGATTCCCATTAAATGGGGAGATACCGAAAACGTTGTAAATGAGATTATCAAAGTCCAAAATCTTGATCTTCACTTTACAGCCGTTAGTATGGGTAATCCACACTGCGTAATTTTTGTTGATGATGCAGATTCGTTTCCAGTCAGGGAAATTGGACCTATAATTGAGAACCACGAATTATTTCCAAGAAGAGTAAACGTTGAATTTGTTACTGTCCGTGGCCAGGATCATTTGTACCAAAGAACTTGGGAAAGGGGTGCCGGTGAAACATTAGCTTGTGGAACTGGTGCTTGTGCAGTTGCCGTTGCAGCTAGATTAACAGGAAGAGCCAGCTCTAAAGTAAAAATAGATCTTAGAGGTGGCACTTTGGAAATTGAATGGCGAGAGAACGGACATGTTTTTATGACTGGTCCGGCATCTGAAGTCTATTCAGGAGTCATTGATCTATAG
- a CDS encoding HAD family hydrolase, translating into MLLFDIDNTIIPSKKAYDYALDKLESIWTKKTGKAKSHFHQTYEIARSQIKSELKDHTSNRLRILCFKKQWESTFGNLTGSSFQKILDLESKYFEFFTEYLQNFAKENRNSYKQLWKILEPFGKSNQLVLVSNENLRTQFLKLNNIIPRDFPFHMIVSEELGIEKPDKKVFQRALSITQSKPEDSFMIGDSWEDDMKGAAKMGMQLIHIEDIFGDREYFENVGPKAGIQAVRVRNVIKAVEIAISIDQ; encoded by the coding sequence ATGTTATTGTTTGATATTGATAATACAATTATTCCTTCTAAGAAGGCATATGATTATGCTCTAGATAAATTAGAATCGATTTGGACTAAGAAAACAGGTAAAGCGAAATCCCATTTTCATCAAACTTATGAAATTGCACGTAGTCAGATCAAATCAGAACTCAAAGATCATACGTCCAATCGCCTTAGAATTTTATGTTTTAAGAAGCAATGGGAATCTACTTTTGGAAATTTGACTGGATCCAGTTTTCAAAAGATTCTAGATTTAGAATCCAAATATTTCGAATTTTTTACAGAGTATTTACAGAATTTTGCCAAAGAAAATAGAAACTCATACAAACAATTGTGGAAGATTCTAGAACCATTTGGTAAATCCAATCAATTGGTTTTAGTTTCAAATGAGAATCTTCGTACCCAATTTCTAAAATTGAATAATATCATTCCTCGTGACTTTCCTTTTCATATGATTGTCTCTGAAGAATTGGGCATCGAAAAACCCGATAAGAAAGTTTTTCAGCGAGCACTATCTATAACGCAATCTAAACCAGAAGATTCATTTATGATTGGAGATAGTTGGGAGGATGATATGAAAGGTGCCGCGAAAATGGGCATGCAACTCATTCATATAGAAGATATTTTTGGAGATCGTGAATACTTTGAAAACGTTGGACCGAAAGCTGGCATTCAAGCTGTTCGAGTTCGCAACGTTATTAAAGCAGTTGAAATTGCAATTTCTATAGATCAATGA
- a CDS encoding cobalamin-binding protein, with the protein MNYPQKIICLTEETTELFYLLGEQKRIAGVTTYTVRPKQAKQEKPIVSSFISGNIKKIKSLNPDLIIGFSDIQGDLARDLIKEGLNVFITNQRSIEEIFQTMILLGSLVGRTTETIHLVDQWKMKIDDIKNSMRIYKYRPRIFFQEWNEPIITGIKWVSELIQICGGEDAFDNLKEKSLAKDRIISGSDVENENPDIIIGSWCGKPVDFDWVRNHTQWQDVNAIKNNQIYEIDSSIILQPGPALFIDALDSMSSIVKKYHESEANRSPA; encoded by the coding sequence TTGAATTATCCCCAGAAAATTATTTGCCTTACCGAAGAAACAACAGAGCTATTTTACTTACTTGGAGAACAGAAGCGTATAGCCGGTGTTACAACTTATACGGTTCGACCTAAGCAAGCCAAACAAGAAAAACCGATTGTATCCTCCTTTATTTCTGGTAATATAAAGAAAATAAAATCTCTCAATCCAGATTTGATCATAGGATTTTCAGATATTCAAGGTGATCTCGCTCGTGATTTAATAAAAGAAGGACTGAATGTTTTTATAACCAATCAACGATCTATCGAAGAAATTTTTCAGACCATGATTCTTTTGGGATCGTTGGTAGGACGAACAACAGAAACAATTCATCTTGTTGACCAATGGAAAATGAAGATCGATGATATTAAGAATTCAATGAGAATCTATAAATATCGTCCAAGAATTTTCTTTCAAGAATGGAACGAGCCTATCATAACTGGAATCAAATGGGTTAGTGAATTGATACAAATTTGCGGAGGCGAAGATGCTTTTGATAATCTCAAAGAAAAATCTCTCGCAAAAGACAGAATTATTTCAGGCTCAGATGTTGAGAATGAAAACCCTGATATCATAATCGGATCTTGGTGTGGAAAGCCTGTAGATTTTGATTGGGTAAGAAATCACACCCAATGGCAAGATGTAAATGCTATTAAAAATAATCAGATTTATGAGATTGATTCTAGTATAATTTTACAACCTGGTCCAGCTTTATTTATCGATGCGTTGGATTCAATGAGTAGTATTGTAAAAAAATATCATGAATCAGAAGCCAATCGATCACCAGCATAG
- a CDS encoding adenosine deaminase: MLYDIGKKNPSPRWKIFTDSYEQVFGKIIDTENFFSDYQDPIKFSSLYHFNYHGPFQEFQSKFNLIIALAKFDEDEIRSISSLVTLEHAKQGIEHAEFRIMFAVTETRPIVESKIIASCEGLQAGSELANKAGYKIEPKLAVSLHRNKLFLEQYIWLKELQSKNSLVRDYLSGIDFCHIEEGYPPSEKKEFFEQVLADNLAQPDLGLAILYHVGESYQDKTPHSASRWVLESALYGAHRLGHCIALGIRPQYFLNKKRLESVSERTQQLEWERKHSKTIQKYGYFRKLTEIESNLAKLKDLKPDSLIEIVYDEREVTFLETFQNYCMAEIKKTSAVIESCPSSNFYIGMIEEKIDHPLHRFIENDLRVTIGADDPGIFNTNIQEEYKKAKEMGIKPEDLDLIRAKSFEYTSEKLSRGILSS, from the coding sequence ATGCTTTATGACATTGGAAAAAAAAATCCTAGTCCGAGATGGAAAATATTTACTGATTCCTATGAGCAAGTATTCGGTAAAATTATTGATACGGAGAATTTTTTCTCGGACTATCAGGATCCAATAAAGTTTTCCAGTCTCTACCATTTTAACTACCACGGTCCATTCCAAGAATTCCAATCCAAATTCAATTTGATCATTGCATTGGCAAAATTTGATGAAGATGAGATTAGATCAATTTCGTCTTTAGTTACATTAGAACATGCTAAACAAGGAATAGAGCATGCGGAATTTAGAATCATGTTCGCAGTTACAGAAACTAGACCGATTGTTGAGAGCAAAATAATTGCATCATGTGAAGGTCTTCAGGCTGGATCAGAATTAGCTAATAAAGCTGGATACAAAATTGAACCTAAACTTGCAGTATCATTGCATCGAAACAAATTATTTCTAGAGCAATACATTTGGCTAAAAGAGTTGCAATCTAAAAATTCTCTTGTAAGAGATTATCTATCAGGTATTGATTTCTGTCATATCGAGGAAGGATATCCGCCGTCTGAGAAAAAGGAATTCTTCGAACAGGTGTTAGCTGACAATCTAGCTCAACCTGATTTAGGTCTAGCGATACTGTATCATGTAGGTGAGAGCTACCAAGATAAAACACCACATTCAGCTAGTCGATGGGTTTTGGAATCTGCTCTATATGGAGCGCATAGACTTGGGCATTGTATAGCCTTAGGGATCCGACCACAATATTTTCTGAATAAGAAGAGACTGGAATCTGTAAGCGAACGAACCCAACAATTGGAATGGGAGCGTAAGCATTCTAAAACTATTCAGAAATATGGATATTTTCGAAAGCTCACCGAAATTGAATCCAATCTAGCTAAGCTAAAGGATCTAAAACCGGATTCACTGATTGAGATTGTTTATGATGAGCGTGAAGTTACATTTTTGGAAACTTTTCAAAACTACTGTATGGCTGAGATCAAGAAAACTTCGGCTGTCATTGAATCTTGTCCAAGTTCCAATTTTTACATTGGAATGATCGAAGAAAAAATTGATCACCCTCTACATAGGTTTATAGAAAATGATTTACGAGTCACGATAGGAGCTGATGATCCTGGAATTTTTAACACGAACATTCAAGAAGAATATAAAAAAGCTAAAGAAATGGGAATTAAACCAGAAGACTTAGATTTGATTAGAGCAAAATCTTTTGAATATACAAGTGAGAAGCTTTCACGAGGGATTCTTTCTAGTTGA
- a CDS encoding MATE family efflux transporter yields the protein MYHRIIRVFQPSRLNKKIIFLSIPVFIGMVNHTAIMIADTAMVGKLGALALASTGFGGVTYFTVLSFLMGASIAVQILTSRRFGEKKMLEVGKVGVNAIYFSLALGLVMSIGGFYLGEPLMAALADDPDVQREAGLYLSYRFIGTFLFFFIFFIRGYFDGLGFTYVGMVSAFLTTGSNIFFNWILIYGNLGFPAMGVQGAAIASSLSGIPGALVFVIYLFTRRFRIYFLHTSWVPNLAIFKEITFLGTAPAIEQMLTNISFIIFTKFAGLVGTVTMAASNIVFSTLSLSFMPGFAFGIAATTILGQAVGQGKYRLAYEGTMRAANYSAIVMGTMGVIFIVFGEWIISFFTIDIAVVREAYPALVIVALIQVGDAYHMVVGSALRSAGLVYWVATVYILTSFIVMLPWAYFFGVYMNYGNPGLWSSIFLWLLILAIAFVTKFRKKDWIGVKV from the coding sequence ATGTATCATAGAATCATCAGGGTTTTTCAGCCTAGTCGTTTAAATAAAAAAATTATTTTTCTATCGATTCCGGTATTCATTGGAATGGTGAACCATACAGCGATAATGATCGCTGATACAGCTATGGTAGGCAAATTAGGTGCCCTTGCTCTCGCCTCTACTGGTTTTGGTGGTGTCACGTATTTTACGGTTTTGTCCTTTCTTATGGGCGCATCAATAGCAGTTCAGATTCTAACTTCCCGTCGCTTTGGGGAAAAGAAAATGTTGGAAGTCGGAAAAGTAGGAGTCAATGCAATTTACTTTTCTTTAGCTTTGGGTCTAGTTATGTCCATCGGTGGTTTTTACCTCGGCGAACCACTTATGGCAGCGCTTGCGGATGATCCCGACGTACAGCGTGAAGCAGGGTTATATTTGTCTTATCGATTTATAGGAACATTTTTATTCTTTTTCATTTTCTTTATTCGCGGATACTTTGATGGACTGGGGTTTACTTATGTAGGAATGGTTTCGGCTTTCCTCACAACAGGATCGAATATATTCTTCAATTGGATCTTGATCTATGGGAATTTGGGTTTCCCTGCGATGGGAGTTCAAGGAGCTGCGATTGCCTCTTCGCTCTCTGGAATACCTGGGGCTTTGGTTTTTGTCATTTATTTATTTACCCGTAGGTTTAGAATTTATTTTCTCCATACAAGTTGGGTGCCCAATCTTGCGATTTTCAAAGAAATTACCTTTTTGGGAACGGCACCAGCTATCGAACAGATGCTAACAAATATTTCATTTATTATCTTCACCAAGTTTGCGGGCCTAGTTGGAACCGTAACAATGGCTGCATCAAATATTGTTTTTAGTACATTGAGTTTATCTTTTATGCCTGGATTTGCATTTGGAATTGCAGCAACCACAATACTAGGACAGGCAGTCGGTCAAGGGAAATACCGTCTTGCTTATGAAGGAACCATGCGAGCTGCAAATTACTCAGCTATTGTGATGGGAACGATGGGAGTGATATTTATCGTTTTTGGCGAATGGATCATTTCTTTTTTTACTATTGATATTGCGGTTGTGAGAGAAGCATACCCTGCCTTAGTAATTGTTGCGCTGATTCAAGTAGGTGACGCTTATCATATGGTTGTTGGTTCCGCTTTGAGAAGTGCGGGCTTGGTATACTGGGTAGCAACAGTTTATATTTTGACTTCCTTTATTGTAATGCTTCCTTGGGCGTATTTCTTTGGAGTATATATGAATTATGGAAATCCTGGGCTTTGGTCTTCTATTTTTCTATGGCTATTGATTTTGGCTATAGCCTTTGTCACAAAATTTCGAAAAAAAGATTGGATCGGAGTAAAAGTATAA
- a CDS encoding globin domain-containing protein has protein sequence MKEREIYTPKLEEVPPMPELRTLWQRLGEEKIRELVSCFYDIIQNSSIAPMFPGNWDQAKKDQADFMIQVLGGPSFYSDRKGHPRMRMRHFAFEINEASRLVWLNSYRRAMEDTNIPSEEKKILDSYLDNFSKWMINSKS, from the coding sequence ATGAAGGAACGGGAAATTTATACACCAAAGCTAGAAGAAGTTCCTCCTATGCCGGAACTTCGTACTTTATGGCAACGACTCGGAGAAGAGAAAATTCGCGAACTGGTAAGCTGTTTTTATGATATCATACAAAATTCTAGCATTGCCCCCATGTTTCCTGGCAATTGGGATCAAGCAAAGAAAGACCAAGCAGATTTTATGATTCAGGTTCTAGGTGGACCAAGTTTTTATTCGGATAGAAAAGGGCATCCGAGAATGAGAATGCGCCATTTCGCATTTGAAATCAACGAAGCGTCTAGATTGGTTTGGCTTAATTCTTATCGAAGGGCAATGGAAGATACGAATATTCCATCAGAGGAGAAGAAAATTTTGGATTCTTATTTAGATAATTTTTCAAAATGGATGATTAATTCGAAGTCATAA